The following proteins are co-located in the Triticum aestivum cultivar Chinese Spring chromosome 1A, IWGSC CS RefSeq v2.1, whole genome shotgun sequence genome:
- the LOC123059798 gene encoding UPF0098 protein CPn_0877/CP_0992/CPj0877/CpB0906 codes for MAQESLRLVCPPVSAHEGRLPRQYTLEGQGAKKDISPPLEWYGVPDGTRSLAVVVQDVDADERVPWTHWVVVNISPEEKGLPEGFSGAGGNANAGGGDGGVQEGVNDWKQPGWRGPVPDSHGHRIQFRLYALDDLLSLGNKVTVDKVMEAIEGHVLGEAEITAVF; via the exons ATGGCGCAGGAGAGCCTGAGGCTGGTGTGCCCGCCGGTGTCGGCGCACGAGGGGCGGCTGCCGCGGCAGTACACGCTGGAGGGGCAGGGCGCGAAGAAGGACATCTCGCCGCCGCTGGAGTGGTACGGGGTGCCCGACGGCACGCGGTCGCTGGCGGTGGTGGTGCAGGACGTGGACGCGGACGAGCGGGTGCCCTGGACGCACTGGGTGGTCGTCAACATCTCGCCCGAGGAGAAGGGCCTGCCCGAGGGCTTCTCCGGCGCCGGGGGCAACGCCAAcgccggcgggggcgacggcggcgtccaGGAGGGGGTCAACGACTGGAAGCAGCCCGGGTGGCGCGGCCCCGTCCCCGACTCCCACGGCCACCGCATCCAGTTCCGTCTCTACGCGCTCGACGACCTGCTCAGCCTCGGCAACAAG GTGACAGTGGACAAGGTCATGGAGGCCATCGAGGGGCACGTGCTGGGGGAGGCCGAGATCACGGCTGTGTTCTAA